The Anderseniella sp. Alg231-50 genome segment TTTGAGAAACGGTTCAGGTAACAATGTCAAAATCATATTTATGGTCGGCGATTTTCGCCTTAGCGATCATTGGATGGTTTGGTTCAGGCTATGTCTTGCCCGCCATCGGCGATGGCGACAAAACAGCGGCCGGGCAGAAGCAGAAAGAGGAAGCGAAAGCAGCCAAACTGGCCAAACTGTTCCTCGTCGGCGTCAGGGAAAGCAAAGCCGTTGAACGTGTCAACGTGTTTCCGGTGCGCGGCATCACCGAGGCTTCGCGGAAAGTGGAAGTACGTGCGCGCACCAACGGTATCGTCGAGAAGCAGTCATTCGACGACGGTGACAAGGTCCAGGCCGGTGACCTGCTTTGCCAACTGGATACCGGTGCCCGCAAGGCCCAGATGGCGCGTGCCAAGGCGGCATTGGCGAGCGCAAAGCGCGATCTTGATGCAACGACCAAGCTGGCCAGCAGCAACTTTGCCGCCAAGGCCAAGGTGGCGTCCGACAAGGCCGCAATGGAACTGGCTCAGGCAGAACTTGCCCAGATCGAACTGGACATGAAGTGGACCCAGATACGGTCTCCGATCGTGGGCGTCCTGCGGGGCAAACCTGCCCAGTCCGGCAACTATCTGCAATCGGGTTCAATGTGCGCCACTGTACACGTCATGGACCCCCTGATCGTTGCGGCACAGGTGCCGGAACGGTTGTTGCCGAATGTGACAGAGGGCATGCAGGCCGGTGCCAAGCTGGTAACCGGCGAGATTATCGAAGGCAAGATAACGTCTATTGCGATGGCATCGGATCGGGAGACCCGGACATTCCGGGTTGAGCTTGAAGTCGCCAATACCGGTGAAAAGCTGCGCGAGGGCATTACCAGCGAGTTGTACATCAACCTGCCCAAGGTTGTGGCCCACAAGCTTTCCGCTTCCGCATTGACGCTTTCCGACGACGGCAAGCTCGGCGTACGCATAGTGGTGGACGGAAACAAGGTGAAGTTCGCGCCAATCGAGATCGTGTCGCAGGAGACGGACGGGGTCTGGGTGACAGGGCTTCCCGAAACCGCAATGCTGATTGTTGCTGGACAAGACTTTGTCGTCGACGGCCAGACGGTTGAAGTCGAAATCACCGCAGCGGAGGCCAGCTGATGAATTCCGCGCTTGCCGCCATACTGTCGCGTCCGCGTGCCGTACTGTCCATGTTGATCGTCATGCTCCTGGCCGGCGTCTGGAGTTTCGTGGAAATTCCGAAAGAGGCCGATCCGGACATTCAAATCCCGGTCGTCTATATTTCAGTGCCGCTGCCCGGCATCAGCCCGGAAGACTCTGAACGCCTGCTCGTCAAACCGGTGGAGGAGAAGCTGCGCGGCCTGGACGGCGTCAAGGAAATGACCGGCATTGCGTCTGAAAGCCATGGCGGCATCCTGGTGCAGTTTGAAACCGAGGTCGACATCGACCAGGCTATTCTCGACGTGCGCGAGAAGGTCGACCTGGCAAAGTCGGAACTGCCGACTGACGCTGAAGAACCAACCATCAACGAAATCAACTTCTCGCTGCAGCCTACCATCATTGTTTCACTGTCCGGCACTGTTCCGGAGCGCACTCTGTTCAAGCACGCGCGCGAACTGCAGGATGCGATTGAAGGCATCAACACCGTGCTGGAAGCCAAGCTCTCCGGCCAGCGTGAAGAGCTTCTCGAAATTGTCGTGGATCCGGTGAAGCTGGAAGCCTACGGCGTTACGCAGCAGGAATTGCTCAATTCGGCCAGCCTGAACAACCGGCTGGTTGCCGCCGGTGCCGTCAATTCACCGGCCGGAAAATTCAACGTCAAAATACCGGGCCTGTTTGAGAATGCGTCCGATATCTTCAACCTGGTTGTAAAGTCGTCCAACGGCACCACGGTCACCCTCGGCGAGGTGGCGCAGATCAAGCGTACCTTCAAGGATCGTGATCGTTATGCGGAGTTCAACGGCAAACCGACCATCGCCATTGAAGTTGTCAAACGCCTCGGGTCGAACATTCTGGTCAACAACAAT includes the following:
- a CDS encoding efflux RND transporter periplasmic adaptor subunit, coding for MSKSYLWSAIFALAIIGWFGSGYVLPAIGDGDKTAAGQKQKEEAKAAKLAKLFLVGVRESKAVERVNVFPVRGITEASRKVEVRARTNGIVEKQSFDDGDKVQAGDLLCQLDTGARKAQMARAKAALASAKRDLDATTKLASSNFAAKAKVASDKAAMELAQAELAQIELDMKWTQIRSPIVGVLRGKPAQSGNYLQSGSMCATVHVMDPLIVAAQVPERLLPNVTEGMQAGAKLVTGEIIEGKITSIAMASDRETRTFRVELEVANTGEKLREGITSELYINLPKVVAHKLSASALTLSDDGKLGVRIVVDGNKVKFAPIEIVSQETDGVWVTGLPETAMLIVAGQDFVVDGQTVEVEITAAEAS